In Rhipicephalus sanguineus isolate Rsan-2018 chromosome 1, BIME_Rsan_1.4, whole genome shotgun sequence, the DNA window cgtatgccgcaagcaccataaaacgtcctgactttgtCCTGCGAAACTCTcagtcattggctttgcatgtaaaaattcgtTTATGCTGGGCagtatcaccaactcgcccaactttcaactttgCTGTGCAGTTGCCCAaaggcgtccgcagaacttattgcaggggggtgcaaaggGAGGGGGGGATccagcactgacagctttcactgccgtgacatcacCTGCAAGATTAATCAGTAGTGTGCAACGTGCAAAATTGGTTGGAAATATAGAAGGCCgtgacctgagtgtgctaatcaagctgtgtagctcattgctaccGCATCGAAAAATATTgtccgaaattccagggaggggcagctgccccccccttgcacccccctccggacgcccaggCAGTCGCCTCTGCCGCACCGAACccctcgttcagaaactcccatcgttccggcatgCAGTTAAAACGCTGCAGTGAACGGGCGCGCGAAGAGTTTTGGGCCCGGAgcgcccatggcgatgaagcacaacattactgttgtcagatgagccgtattgcgcgaccatggggaaaaaaaagctagctactgtacccccctctgttagtcgtgagtttaggagtggcgctgctgactggaatggcggctcttctatcaacatatGCTTGTGCGCCCATAAAAGctaaacaaaagccactcccaaACGAGTGCGTAttaaaactgtcggcacgccgtagcgtccctgatttttcctttgtgttgCCGTAGCCGGCGGTACACACTTTgtataaatatactattcgatattcgattcgaattcgattcgaggtgaaatttcactaatcgcacacccctagaaaaaacAGAAGCCACAGTTAATGATAGTCTCTGAAGTATATTCTGAAAGGATAGGATTTTAGACCTTCCTAACCCTCCTGTGACTATGCCCGCTTCTATTAACTTTCTTTCGAAGTGACACGATATTTAGCATTTCATATTCAAAGGTTGTTTTTCTTGAATATTTATGTTGAGTAAAGTTAGAAAGTTTCCCAATTTTAATGCCTTtaatctaggggtgtgcgaatattcgaaatttcgaatatttttcgaatagtgtttgctattcgattcgattcgcactggaattttactattcgaacttcccaaaaacaaatacagtcaatgccCGATTGatagtgaccccttcagattttcaagatgcttcacctcattgcactctcgtattgcggctaAGCTGCattcaggggtgagacggctgaaatcgatttgggagcagttttgggagcagcaaaatttcaatttaggagcaggagaaccttgtttgggagcagttagcggcatttattatgtcgtttttggagcttgaaaaaacaaatttgcagtaacttggaggaacaagcacatattttaatcggcttagaatacacataacattcaaggagcctttggagaaagcttttttttaacagattattgccaggtatgaactacactacctttttacaaaccgcgcaatttatataaccctggtaacaacatatgaaatagataaaaaaaagtttttccaagtaggttcactttacatttgaaaataagaaaagaaaaaacatcacacttgtcaaataataaaaaaaaaatcccgctgtgatggctttcgagatagagcgcgcgcgcgcgccagtgatcgcgaccgcgcaaagttctaagttcctgtctgcttcgacggcaggccttccgagcgtggtgatgttatcgcatgcagcctccgagcgacggcaatgggccggcttaaagcccctccatgcgttttccgcagGCTAGGTAGACGCgaagtagacgcgatggaggggctttaggccggctcgtttgcttcggccgcgtacgtcgcctctgctcgcgtgcttttacccgctgtataacatacaattcgcggggggatgttatcaattaggacttcataccggaaggacatgacggcgacgacaagaacccctcgagactgtccatataattgctatcgcaataaaaactgattgcacaagaattgtatagtcacatagcagtacgtctttgaacggtcaatgaatgattccgactagcacgcgattgcggcgacgccttcgcgcgtaacatcaggaaagaacaaaagcagtatggccaccgacgaacgcgccagtatgaccacccccataggcgtgcgcacgaagtggggggggggggggggggcaaagtcgataccgcccatactttgacttaatcggaaggaggggcgctgcgatttatatttgccctccctgaagggcgaaccctcaggaagctttcgaatagcgtacgcaaagctttgcgttggcttttcgcacaactgcgcatgcgtcgtacgctaacagcttgcgggctcccgctaagtgacggaaatagcgggccgcaaacgctaacactaacttagcgtacgctattcgaaaactgcctaaaataaagcgccttcagctatctgctcggctgcgcgggtggcgtagcgtcaagtgtaccgcacgcttttaataggtgataacaaaagcgcgctgcgccaccgttcgctgccacctcgtgagggaccgccttcaaaaatgcgtcgcgagcgccgagaaaccttacccctcggacactacgtcgttgccgctcggacactacacatatttacaaccgctcagaggcgattatcacagcactatggaagcctctattacaaaggcgcgtagaaggacacgcttgggcgcgttaacgtgttctgcgaacgtatccctggcgctgcttctaaagttacgttttcccacgctgaaagtgacgcgggcttgaaaattcttgattgtggggccgtttcggcgcagttcggcgcaatttttgcaatttttatgcttttggagcagcttggcgcaggaaaacggaatcgtataaaaaatgcgcaatatgcgcagctgtctcacccctgtgcCTTTCcaactccgttacggtcgaactttgccaagagacagtcaacgtccgattggaagtggtccctagattttcaatatgctgcacctcttcacaccccggtattgcggcaatgctgcctttcaagctccgttacggtcgaactttgccaagacacagtcaacgtccgattgaaagtggtctctagattttcaatatgcttcacctcatcacacccccgtattgcggcaaagctgcctttcaagctccgctacagtcgcaaatatattaactcaagaaaacgctggttccaacatggagatgaaagatgtggcagaggcgGGGGCTAAATTAtagctgttttggacctgaaatttggacaggaagtccgaaaaatcggaagccgaagctttttagcatccaaaatttcagatgttcttatatatcgatgtctacgaggcagatttggaactccggacttgaagggagcacacccttgtccgccacatcagttgggcttccacagaagttgaaagaggaggagatgctgaggaaatggcatctttgcctatcacgtgtaaagtgttgtcggcaacactttggttgcaccaaatcatgtacataaatacaattcggcctctacactgcctcattcttgataagacaactatgaaacaccaccccgccagtgcttcatcaacctagcgaaaagaaactctttcatgctgctatctcataagaatatgcttaggaatcctctctaactttttttctgcaatttcgcttcgaagtattcgaaaaatattctagaaatattcgaaaaatatttgattcgattcgcactcacacttcaatattcgaattcgcttcgcacccaaaattttgctattcgcacagctctactttaatCACATTACTATCACTTGTAGTCTGTATAAAGAGGGCCGATTCTGGTTATTTAAGTTCATTATGCGTTTTTCAGCTTTTTCTTTTGCCCCATCTTTTACTTACTGTCATGAGGCACCAGTTGGTATTGTTAGGCTtattggtaggggtgtgcgaatattcgaaatttcgaatatttttcgaatagtgtttcctattcgattcgattcgcactggaattttactattcgaacttcccaaaaacaaatacagtcaacgctcGATTGagagtgaccccttcaaattttcaatatgcttcacctcattacgttgtcgtattgcggcaaagctgcctttcaagctccgttacggtcgaactttgccaagagacgtctgattggaagtggtccctagattttcaatatgcttcacctcatcacaccccggtattgcggcaaagctgcctttcaagctccgttacggtcgaactttgtgaagacacagtcaacgcccgattggaagtggtccctagattttcagtatgcttcacctcataacaaCCGGCAAAGcggcctttcaagctctgctacggtcgcaaatgtattaactgaagacaacgctggttccaacatggagatgaaagatgtggcagaggtgggggctcagttaatgctgttttggacctgaaatttgggcaggaagtccgaaaaatcggaagccgaagatttttagcatccaaaatttcagatgttcttgaatatcgacgtctacgaggcagatttgaaactccggacttgaagggagcacacccttctccgccacatcagttgggcttccacagaggttgaaagaggaggagaggctgaggaaatggcatctatgcctatcacgtgtaaagtgttgtcggcaacactttggttgcaccaaatcatgtacataaatacaattcggcctctacattgcctcatttttgataagacaactatgaaacaccaccccgccagtgcttcatcaacctagcgaaaagaaacactttcatgttgctatctcataagaatatgcttaggaatgctctctaactttttttttctgcagtttcgcttcgaagtactcgaaaaatattctagaaatatttgagaaatattaaaaaaatattcgattcgattcacactcacacttcaatattcgaattcgcttcgcacccaaaattttgctattcgcacagctctacttattgGCTTAAAACTGCAATAGAAAATACTTATGGAACTTTCTTTTCCAGAGAAATATATTGTGTAGGCATTTTAAAGAGTTCCTTTAGAATTGTCCAGAAATATTTCATCAGTTGTGTGTAGGTTATGACCGTTGTTCCCGATTGTACTATTGTTCCACCTAGTACCATTGTTCCATTGTATTACTTGTAAcatcatttatatttatttgacAGTGGTGTCTGTTGGACAAATGCTCTTTAGATACAAAATTCCAATTGACTGCATATGCTTTGTACAACATTCATTGAGAAAATGTTGTTGAGAACATACTACATTGCAAGGCAGCTTAGATCAGTGGAACTGCTTCACAATTATTACAAGTTACCGAAATTCAACctgccgcagtggtctagtgcttatggtgcttgactgctgacctgaaggtcctGGTATTAAATCCTGGCTGCTGTGGCCGAATTTTGATGGAGACAGAACTCTAGGGGCTTgcttgtgtgcttagatttagatgcacgttaaagaaccccaggtggtcgaaatttccgaagctctccactatggtttctctcataatcatattgtggttttgagacgtaaaacctcaatatttattattattacaaagtTATTGAAATTTGTTTGTCTTTGattaattatattattatttacatTAATTATATTGAGGGACACCTGTTAGCTTTCATAGAAAGGATTTTTTAATATACATTTATCACTCAATACAGCATGTCCAATGGGCTGATTACAGATTCACTACAAAGACTATATGTTTGCATCAATTATGCATAAGCAGTTGTTGAGACTTGTAGGTTCACCATGATATTTGCAGTGCAGTCCACTATTCAAGGAAACACACGAGTGTCGAGAAGGTCCGAATTCTTTCTCCTGGCAAGTGTGCAATTGTTTGGCTTTACAGCGCAGATTACTTGTTGATGGCACTAGCACCCTTCCGTACACCTGTGTAGTGTAATGATGCAGCTTCAGGCAGCACTTGCAGCGAGACCACCATCATAATGCACACAGGGTTATTTGTTGGGCAGCCTGTACAACTTCCGCTGCCTCTGTTGCCACGCTCACAAAAATTCATCTCATGAGCTGCGGTTATCGCAGCGAGACTATTTTCGTTGGGAATAGTGAGAACCGCACGTATGGGTTTTCCTATAAGCAGTGGGTTAGACTGTACACAAGCttgagttgctttttttttatatgcataCATGGCTTTATGCACTGTTATGGAAGATATGTATATAGTAGACTCTCGAGAAACGGAAATATcctaaacggaactgctgcttaaatggaacaaccgCCTATGATATGACTGGTTTCGTACTTGTACTTGCAcccttgttcatctctcagtaaatggaacatattttcctggtcccttcaggttccgtttaatgagtcTACTGTATTTTGCTGGTTTGGTCAACCAAGCAGAAGCAGAGAAACCCTCATTCACTCTCAAAATTCACTGCTTTTGTTTCATGAAGGTTAAAATTTTAAAGAAGTTCACTTCTGAATATACTTCTGACTAGCTTTATAGAAAGCATATTGTGTTGGGCATAGAGGCAAGTATGCCATAGCATGCTTACGGGATTGAAGGTAAGCAGTTTGTAAGACAAGgcatggcttctttatttcttaCATTTTTACAGTAGCTATGACCTGGATCTGTCTATGTGGCAATGCTAGTAGCTCAACATTGTGCACGCTTCTTTGTTCTATGTTACGCTGCAGGTAACACGTGATGCTCCATTGCCACAGCCAATGATGGACGAAACGGATGCTTCCAGGCGACATTCCTCATCTAGTAGTGACTCACGTAGTTCGCGCGATTATGAGACTGTTGGAGACCTTAAAGAGCTCCACCTAGAGCGTGATGCAGCTCTTGAGGTTCTGGTAAAGGTCCAGCAAGAGTTGACAAGTGCAATTGGGAAGCTGTTTTCACTTACTCACTCCACACTGAAGCGACAGGAAAGTGTCACCGCAGAGAGTCGACTCTATGACATTAAAACAAGCTGCCACAAGCTACGAACTTCTTTGAAAGAGTTTTTAAACTTTGCCCAAGGTGCCCTTGCCAATGCATCGCATGTGGAGGACCGGAAACTTTACCAAAAGTTGGCCCGATTGACAAAGCCATTGCTGGACTCACATCAGGTGGTGGTGGCAACTACCCAAGCCTTGGACGACAAAGGCTGGCAGCTCTGTATGTCTCGTGAAGCTGGCCCTGATGAGCTAGACCAGCTGATCGCATGTGCTCGGGGGCTGACAGAGGATATCCAGCAAGTGGCATCAACTATTCAAGGGAACTCGACGCTTATCTTCAAGAAGTCTCCTCTCATCAGTGAGTCTGGGAGGACTTCGCAAGAGAGGCCTTTACCGGTGCCGCCAAGAAAAGAGGATGACCAGTGGGCCAGCGATTACGACTATGTGAACCTTGAATCCAAGGCATCGGTCGAGCGCGAGAATGAGGAGATCAAGGCAGCACTGCCAGCTGAGTTGAGCCAGTCTTTTGACAAATTGTTGCAGCAGTCGCAGCTCATTGTTGAAGGCATCGTGCAAGAACCGCAAGCTCTGTCCAGCATGCCTGGATTGGACCAAAATGACCTTCAGATCCTCAACTTTTATGGTGCCCAGATTGACACCCACATTCTATTTCTGACTAATGCCATTGATGCCTTCTTGGCTACCATTGAGAACAACCAGCCTCCAAAGGTGTTCATTGGGCACAGTAAATTTGTCGTGATCAGTGCTCATAAGCTTGTGTACATGGGGGACACAGTGTACCGGAATATTGTGAATGTAGACATTAAGAACAAAGTTTTGCAGTGCTCAAGTAACCTGTGTGAAGCTTTGAAGATGCTCATCAATAGCACTAAGAAAGCAGCCTTGCAGTTCCCATCAGTGGCAGCTGTGCAGGAAATGGTGGACAGTATTGTTGACGTGTCACACTTGGCCAATGACCTGAAGGTGGTTGTTATGCAGGCTAAGAGGTAACCTGGGTTGTCCCTTCCTGGACGTGCTCAAGTTGCATCTTGGAAGCCTACTATTGAGCGGCAGACACATTACGCTTGCACTTGCAAAAGCAGAGCACACTGATGTTGCAGCACTTCTTAAAATATAATGGTGTGCTTCTAATGAAACCAAGGTCATTGAAATTTGTATAATGCTGAAGTTTGCTGCAGTAGGCTCAGtgcactgcattgactttgtatCTTAGCAGTAGAGTTTTTACTATTGTTAGTCTCCTCATGTTTACCtcttcacaaacacacacatacacgcacatactacatatatacatataataGCGTGCACACAAAACAGGGTGACCCGTGAACCCCATGTTGTTCACTAATACGAAAAGAATATATATGCGTCGCAGTTTTCTTACAGCTGCAGCATAATCCCCAAATGCAGTTGCAAACAGGGTAAGGAGACAAAGCATGAATTTTGTGCCAATAATTgccacattggctcaaccaaCTGCATTTCCTGTGACATTTTCTTTCAGTCGATGTCTTTAATGGACATATTTATGGGGAAGCATAGCACGACTGAATAAAATCTTGGGTGGCAATGCGCAGATCAGCAAGTTGACATTGATTACACAATGTATATATTTTGCAAATAAGCCATGTTTTCTCAAGATATCTTAGTAACACTTTAAGATATACATCGACCTTCACATCAGATAAGCTTGACATTATGATTAAACGAATTAAGACAGAATGAATTATTCTTGCACTCTGTGTAGTGAAGCATCTATTTTTGTTACCAGTGGCCAGCTGTTTTAGTACTGAAGAACTCTGAGGAATCACTTCTATCATATTTGTGGTTTTGTGGTCTTCTTATCAGTTTTATCCGAACAGTAGAGCTTGTAGCCTTGTGTCTTCTGTTTTATGCAGCACAGCCAAACACTGCTCAGCACCTCATAGGTTCTGCTTTAATATTTTATGCACTTAGTCACAAAGCAAGCATTGTCAAGAGACATGCATTGGTGATTTGAGAGACTGCTCGGTACGTTTCTGCAATGTTCAAGCCATCACACACACTTCAATGCAGTATTTGCACTTTATTGTAGGCAATTCAGTGGAACCATGTTTATCATATACTCGGATGTCTATTTCCATGTTGCTGTGGTTTGATGTAAAAGAGTTGCACTCGCACTAACTCCTCAAATGCAGCTTGATCGTCTGTGTACTAAGTTAATGGAAGATTTTATCCAGCAAGGGAGTTTAAATGCTATGTTTATGCTTTAATTATCTTGTAGCTTCGGTCCACCATCAATTCATTCTCAAAGTAAGAACCACACTGAGACAACAATGCTGTTTGTCAGTTTGGCTGCATTGGTTGACAAACTTGACACTATATGCAACAGGAAGATGATACGTGGCACTCTTGTCATTCTCTTAAATGCTTAGGTGACCATCAGTGTACAGCCAGGCTTGTTTTTCATTTGCGCTTTCAGAGCAGTAGTGAATTTACTGTTGGCAGTAGAACCAAGTTTGCAAATGTTTGGTAGAAGCATGGTCCATTACAACCTGCAGGATATTTTGCAATAACATTGATTACTAGATGACACAACTTATATAAACATCTTCTTAGGTAAGTGAATATGAAGCTTTTCGGTTAATGTTGCATTATGTTTATTTCACTAGCATGTATGGCACAAGTTCACTTTTTTTGCCGGTGCTTTTAATGTCGATGAAAATTAGGCGCAAGTATCATGTCCAAGCCCTACTTCTTTTTAGGTGAAAATGTGCCCTTGGCATAAAATATTAACGTAGAAAACTTAAATCTgcaaaattaagaaagaaaaagttgAAAGCTACAGGTATGAAGTAGAGAACAGCGTGGCTATTCAAGAGGTTTTTTAATTTCTTCTGTTACTTTTTACCCACAGTCGTGTAATAGGCTAGTTGTACTTTCAAATGGCCTCTCGTTTTCAACATGACCTTAGCTGTTATAAACTAAGTGCACAGATTGCTTTTGGTCCCAAGTTTCAAGACAAACTATTAACAAAATATTTCGGTACTTCAAACAAGATTTTAACTACTGTGGAATACTCCAGTGGTAATTGTGATAAGCGAATGGGAAATTAGAATGTGCTGTACTTGGCATCTCTGTGAAAGATGCATTGCCTGATTTTTTAAAATGTGCATTATTTTATTCAAGGATctgcattgcagcaaaaaaaaaagccatgtgAAGTGTAGGTTATAAAATTTTAACTGTAAAGGACCTTCAGCTCTCTTGGCTTTTTCTTGGCTGAACTCCTGATAACTAGACATACCCACAATAATTTTTTGGCATTGTTTGGTGCTAGGCTATCAGACTTTCGGTGCAAGGAATGCGGACTACGTACAACTTCAAATATTGGCATGCAACAGCCTCAAGTGTCCCTTTTTAAGTAAGAGATTAAATACTTGTGATCAGTGTGCAAGGCCCTGAACATGCACATGCATCTTTGAAGCACTCTCAAACACTTGCATGAAATTTGTTCTAGAACTTTGTATTGCTTCGTGCACATGCAGTGAATTGCTTGATTTTTACTTATGACTGGAACGATTTTATGTCCGAGCTCCATAGTATGGCTGCCGGTGGCTATTTGGTGATTGATGCAATATCTGGTCATTTATCTGACATTCATTAGCTGGACTGAACAGGGACTTGTTTACTTTGTTCAGCAGAACAAGGCTGCAAAAGCATTGTTATGACATGGTTGCACAGATGCTGCCACTTGCAGAAAGGAGTGGTCATTCTTTTGACAAGTTTGATTTTGACGAGTGCCAAAGACTGCAAGAACCTCATATATGAGAGTTTCTGTAAGGTGCAAGGACAGAGGATGGTGTGCGGGGAAAATTTTGTTCTCCGAGTGCTGTGTTTGATATCTGACGAGGCATACTGGCCTGCAATATTACCAGTGCATGGAACATAGCCCTACAAACTGCTTGTACTGCATTTATCGCTTCTGAATGGACTTTTATAATGGTCGGATCTTTGTATGGTATTTGGAGATGTAGATCTTTTAATGACTACGTTTCTAGTGTCCACACTACATGAGGAAGGCAGGTCATTTGTTGATCACTAAAGGCAGAAGACACATTCTTGTGAAATGGGAATAAAACAATGTAATTTTTGTTGGTGTAAATGGAGCATGCTTATTGAAACGAGCTTTGCGCATGCCCGCTACTGCCTAGTTCGTGTTGCACATGCGTACTTGTTTTCACTTCACATACATACCGACACACATGAAGCAAGCTTGCAGATGAGCCACAGTATTGTGCAACTGATGAGAATGTATGGTGAGCACTCTGAATTTATACGCTATTTTAGGGCAGCCTCTACTATAGAGTTTTGCATGCCAAGTGAGTCTGCTTAAACTCAGTTCCTGGTAAATCTTGCCTCATTGCTGCCCCCCCCAAACTTTGGAGAGTTCAGTGTTCCTAGTCAGAATGTTACTTCGATCTCAGTGCAATTGGAATCATTCCTACTGCAAAAGTGTAAGAGCGCAAGCCAACATTCTGTGCAATTCTGAAGTGCTAGCCCTTATTCTTTTTTTCAACACCTTTGACTCTCCATGTGGCCCACCAGTTTGTATTTCAATTCCCATTTGCTCATTGTGTAATGTGGCTGGTTTCACATTACCTTTGTACACATATGGGAAGTAGCTGTGTTGCTTTCTGTGCTGTGACATCTGGACCTGATGTCAACAAACAAGGGCGCAAGTGGTTGCAAGTTGGAAATCTGTTAGTCGCAGTGAGGTGTTGTTTTGTACATTAATACAGATGGTACTGTACATATTAATAAAAGTGTATCCAACTATTCATGTGTTCCATCATTTTTGACCTCAGCGAGACTGCGCACAGCCACTATGTTGGAGGGACACCTTCTGGAACTACAATGGTGTATCCAGCATACTTTATGCTACACTGCTTTCTCATTGTTGCTTCTAGAGAACTTCGTTCAATGAGGACTAATGGAAACTTAAATGTTTGTGCTGGGCCCTAGCACTGATATAAGTACCCTTAGCACTAGAATAGCCTTACAATGATGTGTAAGGGACTATTTAAAACACTAGTAACAAAATGTACCTGAAAACATGTGCAAAGGCTTAGCACAACAGTAATCTTCTCAGTGTGGCTGTAAATGTTGCAGTGTACGTATTAAGGTAGAAATTGATTAATGTATTTTGTTCAATAATGACTTCCGACTAAAATAATGACGTTTTGGCATGTACCTTCCTATTTGTGGATTTTCACCCTTAACCAGGACCTTCTGATAGGGGAACGAAGTTTTGACATTtgtggtcgttttttttttctacacagCCAGGAACTTCATAACTAAAAGGCATCCCACTCCCGGCATTCTTAAGCCTCATTCAGTAAATATAAAAGTATATACTTTGCCCAAAATGCAACAATGGCAAAGGGACTACTTTTCTAAGAATATCGATTCTTGCATGTCGCCACGAGACTGCTGTATGAGCCTGCAAATAAGAAGCTAAGTATATATACTGCTGCATCTTCACACATTTCAACTACCACAACTCTTGTGAATAAGGTGGGGACAAACGTAACTTCTTTAACACAGATAAGCTAATCAAGCTTTTGTAATAAAACGCCAAGCTTAAAGTTTTGCCGTTTGTTCTATTGTATCGTACCAATATTTAGTACTATACTTGTAGATGATTATTATCGAACAAAAAGTTATAGCAAATCTACCGCTTAAGTGTTGTAATATCATTTCTAAGTCTTTCGTATTTCATTGACCCAGTTAAATGCAATTTAATGAGTGTATGTGTGAGCACCTCTAGATACACATGTATATAAGGAATTGTGTACTGCAAGAAATCAGTTCATGCTAATGCTATGCAAGACTTTTGATAAGCAACCGATTATACAGGAAATGCAACGAAAAACGCTTGACCTCTTTGCCACAGGATATGGATACTTGATGTTTTGAGGGTGGTATTTGgtaattatattttaatatgCAGGTTTTCACACGGTGCTACATATGTCACAGAACTGTCACAGTTTTGACGTAAAATCTTAGTAGCCATTACATAAAATGTAAGCATAACGCCGACCAAGGAACTGAACACGAACTTGTGCCCTAGGAGACACGGCACATTCATCTGAAATAGATTTTCCGAGTGGAAACAGTTACCAGTGTCCTCACTTCGGCTGGTTGTTGCACCCTGGCAAATATTCTCAAAAAAAGGAAACTCAACAAGAAATAACGCTCCCATTAGGGGGTCccgtcagtaactcctcaggatccaataaagttcgttgcctgtctgtctgtcaacAAACAAACGTCACAGCGCGCTACACAGCACTTCTTTCTCTTCCCTCTGTCGCGATGTTAAAATCATTTACTAACACTTACACAGCAGGGGAGAGCAAAATTTATTTGAGTGCTGCTGTCTACGGTGCAAAT includes these proteins:
- the LOC119376769 gene encoding breast cancer anti-estrogen resistance protein 1 isoform X1 — encoded protein: MRKNCLARALYDNIAESPEELAFRKNDVLTVLEQNPGDLEGWWLCALRGRQGLAPGNRLRLMPGMYDPTGLGYAAPTGNPDLAATVPPAAPAGTYPGPGQRHARRRSWRVDPNKVITPSKVGDVYLYDVPVGAKVTEEYDTPAHSTLPRPSGHVHIDTVVPAPQDGRKSMRTLPNMAYDEPRPSSLSYDLPRPSVNTRLELPSSTTAGTESYDVPRPKTDYDVPNSELVGTYDTPPPARGIAKGTPSSVYDVPLDSGTPRCVLAANYDVPTSGRSSGVSLLSTSSSSAGVSPASSQSSLNTSLSLSSLCGSNRSSLEQGHEMYDIPTSSSRRVTDGPPSRTQSPRGNLGAVPPPPGHGMTLLQFYDVPTNNAPAPFYDTPPKRAPAAQTVCMEGVYDVPPQVTRDAPLPQPMMDETDASRRHSSSSSDSRSSRDYETVGDLKELHLERDAALEVLVKVQQELTSAIGKLFSLTHSTLKRQESVTAESRLYDIKTSCHKLRTSLKEFLNFAQGALANASHVEDRKLYQKLARLTKPLLDSHQVVVATTQALDDKGWQLCMSREAGPDELDQLIACARGLTEDIQQVASTIQGNSTLIFKKSPLISESGRTSQERPLPVPPRKEDDQWASDYDYVNLESKASVERENEEIKAALPAELSQSFDKLLQQSQLIVEGIVQEPQALSSMPGLDQNDLQILNFYGAQIDTHILFLTNAIDAFLATIENNQPPKVFIGHSKFVVISAHKLVYMGDTVYRNIVNVDIKNKVLQCSSNLCEALKMLINSTKKAALQFPSVAAVQEMVDSIVDVSHLANDLKVVVMQAKR
- the LOC119376769 gene encoding breast cancer anti-estrogen resistance protein 1 isoform X2 produces the protein MRKNCLARALYDNIAESPEELAFRKNDVLTVLEQNPGDLEGWWLCALRGRQGLAPGNRLRLMPGMYDPTGLGYAAPTGNPDLAATVPPAAPAGTYPGPGQRHARRRSWRVDPNKVITPSKVGDVYLYDVPVGAKVTEEYDTPAHSTLPRPSGHVHIDTVVPAPQDGRKSMRTLPNMAYDEPRPSSLSYDLPRPSVNTRLELPSSTTAGTESYDVPRPKTDYDVPNSELVGTYDTPPPARGIAKGTPSSVYDVPLDSGTPRCVLAANYDVPTSGRSSGVSLLSTSSSSAGVSPASRSNRSSLEQGHEMYDIPTSSSRRVTDGPPSRTQSPRGNLGAVPPPPGHGMTLLQFYDVPTNNAPAPFYDTPPKRAPAAQTVCMEGVYDVPPQVTRDAPLPQPMMDETDASRRHSSSSSDSRSSRDYETVGDLKELHLERDAALEVLVKVQQELTSAIGKLFSLTHSTLKRQESVTAESRLYDIKTSCHKLRTSLKEFLNFAQGALANASHVEDRKLYQKLARLTKPLLDSHQVVVATTQALDDKGWQLCMSREAGPDELDQLIACARGLTEDIQQVASTIQGNSTLIFKKSPLISESGRTSQERPLPVPPRKEDDQWASDYDYVNLESKASVERENEEIKAALPAELSQSFDKLLQQSQLIVEGIVQEPQALSSMPGLDQNDLQILNFYGAQIDTHILFLTNAIDAFLATIENNQPPKVFIGHSKFVVISAHKLVYMGDTVYRNIVNVDIKNKVLQCSSNLCEALKMLINSTKKAALQFPSVAAVQEMVDSIVDVSHLANDLKVVVMQAKR